From the Burkholderia glumae LMG 2196 = ATCC 33617 genome, one window contains:
- the recX gene encoding recombination regulator RecX: MRRGRGRSDASSPTSPREDRAADGGPDDRSTAAPVSRDGRPAGRCATRASDDALVSFAGAAPGEAAAAGAPARRRGGPDTTDCAAPAGSTAAADRATGAFDSDESFEAHDVARGIRTRTVRGAASSPMSAHDGAARPVAPAVPRSSSGRHFESAGGDHYSRTSEQARRGRRAAGPFEHRESRPDGGIGAAQASPSAESREADETLRPARARPARSLKGRALDYLSRREYSRSELARKLAPHVGEGDAPEALLDALEHEGWLSDARFTESLVHRRASRLGTARILGELRRHAVDGALVESVGEQLRETEFSRAQAVWRKKFGSLPATPAERAKQARFLASRGFSSATIVKLLKVGDDEFGEF, translated from the coding sequence ATGCGTCGAGGCCGCGGCCGCTCGGACGCATCGTCGCCCACGTCGCCGCGCGAGGATCGCGCGGCCGATGGCGGGCCGGACGATCGATCCACGGCGGCGCCGGTTTCGCGCGACGGGCGGCCCGCGGGCCGCTGCGCAACGAGGGCATCGGACGATGCCCTCGTGTCGTTTGCGGGCGCAGCGCCGGGCGAGGCGGCCGCTGCCGGCGCGCCCGCGCGACGGCGCGGCGGGCCGGATACGACGGATTGCGCTGCGCCGGCGGGTTCGACCGCTGCGGCGGACCGCGCCACTGGCGCCTTCGATTCCGACGAGTCGTTCGAGGCTCATGACGTGGCGCGCGGCATCCGCACCCGCACCGTGCGCGGCGCGGCGAGTTCGCCGATGTCCGCTCACGACGGCGCGGCGCGGCCGGTCGCGCCGGCCGTACCGCGTTCGTCCAGCGGCCGCCACTTCGAGAGCGCGGGCGGCGACCACTATTCCCGCACCAGCGAGCAGGCCCGCCGCGGCCGCCGCGCAGCGGGGCCGTTCGAGCACCGCGAGTCGCGCCCGGATGGCGGCATCGGTGCCGCGCAGGCATCCCCATCCGCCGAATCCCGCGAAGCCGACGAAACGCTGCGCCCCGCGCGGGCACGCCCGGCGCGTTCGCTGAAAGGGCGTGCGCTCGATTACCTGTCGCGCCGCGAATACAGCCGTTCGGAACTCGCGCGCAAGCTGGCGCCCCATGTCGGGGAAGGCGATGCGCCCGAGGCGCTGCTCGACGCGCTCGAGCACGAGGGCTGGCTGTCCGACGCGCGCTTCACCGAGAGCCTCGTGCATCGCCGCGCGTCGCGGCTCGGCACGGCGCGCATTCTCGGCGAGCTGAGGCGTCATGCGGTGGACGGCGCGCTCGTCGAGTCGGTGGGCGAGCAATTGCGGGAAACCGAGTTCAGCCGCGCGCAGGCCGTGTGGCGCAAGAAGTTCGGCAGCCTGCCCGCCACTCCGGCCGAACGTGCGAAGCAGGCGCGTTTCCTCGCCTCGCGCGGGTTTTCCAGTGCCACGATCGTGAAGCTGCTGAAGGTCGGCGACGACGAGTTCGGCGAATTCTAG
- the recA gene encoding recombinase RecA, whose translation MEDSKKGAGLTAEKSKALAAALAQIEKQFGKGSIMKLGDAEAKEDIQVVSTGSLGLDIALGVGGLPRGRVVEIYGPESSGKTTLTLQVIAEMQKLGGTAAFIDAEHALDVQYAAKLGVNVPELLISQPDTGEQALEITDALVRSGSIDMIVIDSVAALVPKAEIEGEMGDSLPGLQARLMSQALRKLTGTIKRTNCLVIFINQIRMKIGVMFGNPETTTGGNALKFYASVRLDIRRIGSIKKNDEVIGNETRVKVVKNKVSPPFRESIFDILYGEGISRQGEIIDLGVQAKIVDKAGAWYSYNGEKIGQGKDNAREFLRENPDIAREIENRIRESLGVAAMPQDVIGGGSEADEVLDEEE comes from the coding sequence ATGGAAGATAGCAAGAAAGGCGCCGGGCTGACCGCGGAAAAGAGCAAGGCGCTGGCCGCCGCGCTTGCGCAGATCGAGAAGCAGTTCGGCAAGGGCTCGATCATGAAGCTCGGCGATGCCGAGGCCAAGGAAGACATCCAGGTGGTCTCCACCGGCTCGCTCGGCCTCGACATCGCGCTCGGCGTCGGCGGCCTGCCGCGCGGCCGCGTGGTCGAGATCTACGGTCCGGAATCGTCGGGTAAGACCACTCTCACGCTGCAGGTGATCGCCGAGATGCAGAAGCTCGGCGGCACCGCGGCGTTCATCGACGCGGAACACGCGCTCGACGTGCAGTACGCGGCGAAGCTCGGCGTGAACGTGCCGGAGTTGCTGATCTCGCAGCCGGACACGGGCGAGCAGGCGCTCGAAATCACCGACGCGCTGGTGCGCTCGGGCTCGATCGACATGATCGTGATCGACTCGGTCGCGGCGCTGGTGCCGAAGGCCGAAATCGAAGGCGAGATGGGCGATTCGCTGCCGGGCCTGCAGGCCCGCCTGATGTCGCAGGCGCTGCGCAAGCTCACCGGTACGATCAAGCGCACCAACTGCCTCGTCATCTTCATCAACCAGATCCGCATGAAGATCGGCGTGATGTTCGGCAACCCGGAAACCACCACGGGCGGCAACGCGCTGAAGTTCTACGCGTCGGTGCGCCTCGACATCCGCCGGATCGGCTCGATCAAGAAGAACGACGAGGTGATCGGCAACGAAACGCGCGTGAAGGTCGTCAAGAACAAGGTCTCGCCGCCGTTCCGCGAGTCGATCTTCGACATCCTCTACGGCGAGGGCATCTCGCGCCAGGGCGAGATCATCGATCTCGGCGTGCAGGCCAAGATCGTCGACAAGGCCGGCGCCTGGTACAGCTACAACGGCGAGAAGATCGGCCAGGGCAAGGACAACGCGCGTGAATTCCTGCGCGAGAATCCCGATATCGCCCGCGAGATCGAGAACCGCATCCGCGAATCGCTCGGCGTGGCGGCGATGCCGCAGGACGTGATCGGCGGCGGCTCCGAGGCCGACGAGGTGCTGGACGAAGAAGAGTGA
- a CDS encoding response regulator transcription factor, which translates to MRILIAEDDSILADGLTRSLRQSGYAVDHVCSGVDADTALSMQTFDLLILDLGLPKMPGLDVLRRLRARNSVLPVLILTAADSVDERVKGLDLGADDYMAKPFALNELEARVRALTRRGAGGGPTVIRHGSLSFDQVGRLAYANERVLDLSARELGLLEVLLQRVGRLVSKEQLVDHLCEWGEEVSNNAIEVYVHRLRKKIEPSGARIATVRGLGYCLEKAAPAADPASTGAPAGSVGAAGAVDPAATPSLR; encoded by the coding sequence ATGCGAATCCTGATTGCCGAAGACGACAGCATACTCGCGGACGGCTTGACCCGATCACTCCGCCAGTCGGGCTATGCCGTCGACCACGTGTGCAGCGGCGTCGACGCCGACACCGCGCTGTCGATGCAGACCTTCGACCTGCTGATCCTCGACCTCGGCCTGCCGAAGATGCCCGGCCTGGACGTGCTGCGGCGCCTGCGCGCGCGCAATTCGGTGCTGCCGGTGCTGATCCTGACCGCCGCCGACAGCGTCGACGAGCGCGTGAAGGGGCTCGATCTCGGCGCCGACGACTACATGGCCAAGCCGTTCGCGCTCAACGAACTCGAGGCGCGCGTGCGCGCGCTGACGCGGCGCGGCGCCGGGGGCGGCCCGACCGTGATCCGCCACGGCTCGCTGAGCTTCGACCAGGTCGGCCGGCTGGCCTATGCCAACGAGCGCGTGCTCGACCTCTCGGCGCGCGAGCTCGGGCTGCTGGAAGTGCTGCTGCAGCGCGTGGGCCGGCTCGTCTCGAAGGAGCAGCTCGTCGACCACCTCTGTGAATGGGGCGAGGAAGTCAGCAACAATGCGATCGAGGTGTACGTCCACCGGCTACGCAAGAAGATCGAGCCGAGCGGCGCCCGTATCGCGACCGTGCGGGGCCTCGGCTACTGCCTCGAAAAGGCCGCGCCGGCCGCCGATCCGGCCTCGACCGGCGCCCCGGCGGGATCGGTCGGGGCAGCCGGGGCGGTCGACCCCGCGGCGACGCCGTCGCTGCGCTGA